One part of the Treponema peruense genome encodes these proteins:
- a CDS encoding ECF transporter S component, giving the protein MNEKKLSVNQQIAMTGAFGALSIVLSLTPLGYIQLGGFITLTIMHIPVILATVIAGLVPGLGTGLIFGLSSLLRTVMNGGGATPFFLDPRVSVIPRILFPVVVWLIFKLMCLIPKMPKIISGSVAAGLGTLAHTVMVMGSIYIFYGEPLLAGMTKTLEGMGYNMSALTGFGGFTAIIACTLATNGLWEIIAAVILTATVMLSIFAGKGRKSKLSRIEDKN; this is encoded by the coding sequence ATGAATGAGAAAAAACTTTCAGTTAACCAGCAGATTGCAATGACAGGAGCATTCGGTGCATTGAGCATTGTACTGAGCCTTACTCCCCTCGGATACATTCAGCTTGGTGGTTTCATTACCCTTACAATAATGCACATCCCGGTAATTCTTGCAACGGTTATTGCAGGTCTTGTTCCGGGACTTGGAACAGGTCTTATATTCGGTCTTTCAAGCCTTTTGAGAACCGTAATGAACGGCGGCGGAGCGACACCTTTCTTTCTTGACCCGCGCGTTTCTGTTATACCGCGTATTCTTTTTCCTGTAGTTGTATGGCTTATTTTTAAACTCATGTGCCTTATTCCAAAGATGCCCAAAATAATTTCGGGCTCTGTTGCTGCAGGACTGGGAACACTTGCGCACACGGTTATGGTAATGGGTTCAATTTATATTTTCTATGGGGAACCGCTTCTTGCTGGAATGACAAAAACGCTTGAAGGAATGGGATACAACATGTCTGCACTTACAGGCTTCGGCGGTTTTACTGCAATCATTGCCTGTACACTTGCAACAAACGGACTTTGGGAAATAATCGCTGCAGTCATTCTTACGGCCACAGTCATGCTGAGTATTTTTGCAGGAAAGGGACGCAAATCAAAACTGTCCAGAATTGAAGACAAAAACTAA
- a CDS encoding DMT family transporter: MKKQALPYILAAFCILVWGVSFICTKYLLRTFSSLEILILRFVTGYIAFCIISPKPLKTSGIKEELLFMGAGLCGITIYQFVENIAIYFTAANNVSIIVSTCPMFTAIIAAIFLHEKTITKNFVLGFVIAMTGIVLVTLNGSSEFSLSPKGDLLALGSAICWGFYSLFVSKINSLGHGNFASTRRIFFWALIFMIPLAVYGLVFGGKSTSINFCPAENTARWSDWKNILNLVILGVFASSLAFVAWNKTCKALGTVKTTAAIYMVCVVTIIFSFIFLGEKISLAGLFGTFLTILGLFISEKKQNKNINIRS; encoded by the coding sequence ATGAAAAAACAGGCATTACCTTATATTCTTGCGGCATTCTGCATTCTTGTATGGGGAGTGTCGTTTATATGCACAAAATATCTTCTGCGCACGTTCAGCTCGCTGGAAATTCTTATTTTAAGATTTGTAACAGGATACATTGCGTTCTGTATTATTTCACCAAAGCCACTCAAAACTTCGGGAATAAAAGAGGAACTTCTTTTTATGGGAGCAGGGCTCTGCGGGATTACGATCTACCAGTTTGTTGAAAACATTGCAATTTATTTTACAGCCGCAAACAACGTAAGCATAATTGTTTCTACATGTCCCATGTTTACAGCAATTATTGCGGCAATTTTTCTTCATGAAAAAACAATTACAAAAAATTTTGTACTGGGTTTTGTAATTGCAATGACGGGAATCGTGCTTGTGACACTTAACGGAAGTTCTGAATTCAGTCTGAGTCCAAAAGGTGATCTACTGGCACTCGGTTCGGCAATATGCTGGGGCTTTTACTCACTGTTTGTTTCAAAAATAAATTCCTTGGGACACGGAAATTTTGCTTCTACAAGACGCATTTTTTTCTGGGCACTCATATTCATGATTCCGCTGGCAGTTTACGGACTTGTCTTTGGAGGAAAGAGCACTTCCATAAATTTCTGTCCGGCCGAAAACACAGCAAGATGGAGTGACTGGAAAAATATTCTTAACCTTGTAATACTAGGTGTATTTGCAAGTTCACTGGCCTTTGTCGCGTGGAACAAAACCTGCAAAGCGTTGGGAACAGTAAAAACAACTGCAGCAATTTACATGGTCTGTGTCGTAACAATTATTTTTTCATTCATATTCCTTGGTGAAAAAATATCTCTGGCAGGACTTTTCGGAACATTCCTTACGATACTGGGACTTTTCATTTCTGAAAAAAAACAGAATAAAAATATAAACATCAGGAGCTAA
- a CDS encoding alpha-hydroxy-acid oxidizing protein, with protein MTEKKCRLCSECNGFGCKGQIPGMGGPDNNENFILNCADWKNIPAGIFPRNKGTLRLAPMTGGVENAGYHEEKLFYTDIINSCIEAGIALSVGDGTPDEKFIWGCSAVRQNNAKAAVFIKPYPDEKIEERIELSQDIAEVCGIDIDSYNIATMRNLVHLEKKTSEQLLKTKNLLNKKGIPFAVKGIFTESDIQMLREVKPDIAYVSNHGGRVQTEKGSTARFLTLYADKIRNYCNEIWVDGGIRNGTDMEKAFSYGVSTVLMGRPFITALLKKQNFLYLLPKN; from the coding sequence TTGACAGAAAAAAAATGCAGACTCTGTTCTGAATGCAACGGCTTTGGCTGCAAAGGACAGATTCCTGGAATGGGCGGCCCCGATAACAATGAAAATTTTATTCTTAACTGCGCGGACTGGAAAAACATTCCCGCAGGAATTTTCCCCCGGAACAAAGGTACGCTAAGACTTGCACCCATGACAGGTGGTGTGGAAAACGCCGGTTACCATGAAGAAAAATTGTTCTACACAGACATTATAAACTCCTGTATTGAAGCCGGAATTGCACTTTCTGTAGGAGACGGCACACCCGATGAAAAATTTATATGGGGATGCAGTGCGGTAAGACAGAACAATGCAAAAGCCGCTGTTTTTATAAAGCCCTACCCCGATGAAAAAATAGAAGAGCGCATTGAACTTTCACAGGACATTGCCGAAGTCTGCGGAATAGACATTGACAGTTACAACATTGCCACAATGCGCAATCTGGTTCATCTTGAAAAAAAAACTTCGGAACAGCTGCTCAAAACAAAAAATCTTCTTAACAAAAAAGGCATTCCGTTTGCAGTAAAAGGCATTTTTACAGAAAGTGACATACAGATGCTCCGTGAAGTAAAACCTGACATTGCGTATGTTTCAAACCATGGCGGAAGAGTTCAGACAGAAAAAGGAAGCACAGCGCGATTTCTTACCCTTTATGCAGACAAAATAAGAAATTACTGCAATGAAATCTGGGTCGACGGCGGAATAAGAAACGGAACTGACATGGAAAAAGCATTTTCTTACGGGGTTTCCACTGTTCTTATGGGACGGCCGTTTATTACGGCGCTTCTTAAAAAACAGAACTTCCTCTACTTGTTACCAAAAAACTAA
- a CDS encoding 6-phosphofructokinase: MESSKVKRFGILTSGGDAPGLNAAIRAVCRTASIQYGMQAVAIHNGYRGLVEGDMEELAPSSLVGLLTEGGTILGTSRDKPFKNPVPDAESGLLPIEAIKENYKKWNLDALVCLGGNGTNTTACLLSHEGLNVIGLPKTIDNDIVCTDMTFGFHTALDVATDAIDRIHTTAHSHSRIMVIEVMGHKAGWLGLYSGIAGGGDVILIPEIPYDINSVAKKVMERRDAGKNFSIIVVAEGAKSKEEALLDKKAFKKARAEMPYSIAYRVAHELEQATSLESRVTVLGYLQRGGTPSSYDRILATQFGTAAAHFLAEGDFGKLVALQNGKITGVPLDMIAGKVKNIPANHLMIETARELGTCLGD, encoded by the coding sequence ATGGAAAGTTCTAAAGTCAAAAGATTTGGTATTCTTACAAGCGGCGGTGATGCGCCGGGTCTTAACGCAGCCATTCGTGCAGTATGCAGAACGGCATCTATCCAGTACGGAATGCAGGCTGTTGCAATTCACAACGGTTACAGGGGTCTTGTAGAAGGAGACATGGAAGAACTTGCCCCTTCTTCACTTGTAGGTTTGCTTACAGAAGGCGGAACCATTCTTGGGACTTCCCGCGACAAACCGTTCAAAAATCCTGTTCCAGATGCAGAGTCGGGACTTCTTCCTATAGAAGCAATAAAAGAAAACTACAAAAAATGGAATCTTGACGCTCTGGTCTGTCTTGGCGGAAACGGCACAAATACAACAGCATGTCTTCTTTCACACGAAGGACTCAATGTTATAGGACTTCCAAAAACAATTGACAACGACATTGTATGCACAGACATGACATTCGGTTTTCATACGGCGCTTGATGTTGCTACAGATGCAATAGACAGAATCCACACGACAGCACACAGCCACAGCAGAATAATGGTAATAGAAGTAATGGGACACAAAGCAGGCTGGCTGGGCTTGTATTCCGGAATAGCAGGCGGCGGTGACGTTATTCTTATTCCCGAAATTCCGTATGACATTAATTCGGTGGCAAAAAAAGTCATGGAACGCCGTGATGCAGGCAAAAACTTTTCTATTATTGTCGTTGCTGAAGGCGCAAAAAGCAAAGAAGAAGCACTTCTTGACAAAAAAGCATTCAAAAAAGCAAGGGCCGAAATGCCTTATTCAATAGCATACCGTGTAGCACACGAACTTGAACAGGCAACTTCGCTTGAGTCAAGAGTTACTGTTCTTGGTTACCTGCAGCGTGGGGGAACACCGTCTTCTTATGACAGAATTCTTGCAACACAGTTCGGAACGGCCGCGGCACACTTTCTTGCCGAAGGTGACTTTGGCAAACTGGTTGCCCTGCAGAACGGAAAGATAACAGGTGTTCCTCTTGACATGATTGCAGGCAAAGTAAAAAACATTCCGGCGAATCATCTTATGATAGAAACTGCCCGCGAACTTGGAACGTGTCTGGGTGACTGA
- a CDS encoding rhomboid family intramembrane serine protease, protein MAKKTFRLRYDSPVTLTFALVSAAAFSVDFFFLNGSLVKNILTCPGTKALGDIAAFNFSNPADYAKTILHVFGTGGWENLLTTLTFVLLLGPTLEERYGSPMLALMMGITAFVTGVLTACAVPVPSAGAGSIVFMMILLESLLALAKKDIPLSWLMIFLLYISYRMYTAAKIAAPVSKGFMPFLTANVPTFVDLAGGVCGSLFAFLVAPKKRNAPRKAEKTEVRETGTPASENRAGDKKNYSSGDETVVGSINL, encoded by the coding sequence ATGGCAAAAAAGACTTTCCGCTTAAGATATGATTCCCCGGTTACACTTACATTTGCCCTTGTTTCGGCAGCGGCGTTTTCTGTGGATTTCTTTTTTCTGAACGGATCTCTTGTCAAAAATATCCTTACCTGCCCAGGAACAAAGGCTCTGGGAGATATAGCGGCATTCAACTTTTCAAACCCGGCAGATTATGCAAAGACAATTCTTCACGTATTCGGCACGGGCGGTTGGGAAAACCTGCTTACGACACTGACCTTTGTTCTTCTTTTGGGTCCCACTCTTGAAGAAAGGTACGGTTCACCAATGCTCGCCTTAATGATGGGAATAACCGCTTTTGTTACCGGAGTTCTTACTGCGTGCGCCGTTCCTGTCCCTTCTGCGGGCGCCGGTTCCATTGTGTTTATGATGATTCTTCTTGAATCGCTTCTGGCACTGGCCAAAAAAGATATTCCTCTTTCATGGCTGATGATTTTTCTTCTATATATATCATACAGAATGTATACTGCGGCAAAGATTGCGGCGCCGGTTTCAAAAGGTTTCATGCCTTTTCTGACTGCGAATGTTCCGACTTTTGTAGATCTTGCGGGCGGTGTTTGCGGAAGCCTTTTTGCATTCCTTGTTGCGCCCAAAAAGAGAAATGCTCCGCGCAAAGCAGAAAAAACAGAAGTAAGAGAAACAGGCACTCCGGCCTCAGAAAACCGTGCTGGAGACAAAAAAAATTATTCTTCGGGCGACGAAACTGTTGTCGGCAGCATAAATCTTTGA
- a CDS encoding ACT domain-containing protein gives MKAIITVVGGDKVGIIAKVSAYLAKHSINIADITQTILSGNFVMMMMVDFDNADTDIDTARKELTEESKSLGIEINVMNEKVFSAMHRI, from the coding sequence ATGAAAGCAATTATTACAGTTGTCGGCGGAGACAAAGTCGGCATAATAGCAAAAGTTTCGGCATATCTCGCAAAGCATTCAATCAACATTGCAGACATCACACAAACTATTCTGAGCGGTAACTTTGTAATGATGATGATGGTAGACTTTGACAACGCAGACACAGATATTGACACTGCAAGAAAAGAACTTACAGAAGAGTCAAAGTCACTCGGAATTGAAATCAACGTAATGAACGAAAAAGTTTTTTCGGCAATGCACCGCATCTAA
- a CDS encoding phenylacetate--CoA ligase family protein: protein MQISEIQLEQVRNQIRRVKNCGNPYYEKKFSGINPEDIVDQQSFQKLPFSTKQELRDAYPLGLAAVPEEQIVRIHSSSGTTGTPVIIPYTQKDVDDWSLMFARCYEMAGITKRDRIQITPGYGLWTAGIGFQLGCERLGAMAVPLGPGNTEKQLQMMRDLKSTVLCATSSYALLLAEQIENRGLKESINLKKGVIGSERWGDKMRARIRDILGIELYDIYGLTECYGPGIGISCSEDNGIHYFDDYVYMEILDPQTGLPVKDGEVGEITLTTLVKEGAPLFRFRTHDLAAFIPGKCKCGSSFPRITPILGRSDDMVKVKGNIIFPSTIEDVIKSVPGTSSEYRAVIEHVDGKDELELSVEVEGGTDRTEAALTLALNFKSKYNMTPKVRIVGEGELPRSEKKTRRIEDRRFE from the coding sequence ATGCAGATTAGTGAAATTCAGCTTGAACAGGTCAGAAACCAGATACGCCGTGTAAAGAATTGCGGCAATCCTTATTACGAAAAGAAATTCAGCGGAATAAACCCTGAAGATATAGTTGATCAGCAGAGTTTTCAGAAGCTTCCGTTCAGTACAAAACAGGAACTCAGGGACGCCTATCCTTTGGGACTTGCGGCTGTCCCCGAAGAGCAGATTGTGCGCATTCATTCTTCGAGCGGCACTACGGGAACACCGGTAATTATTCCGTATACGCAGAAAGATGTAGATGACTGGTCACTGATGTTTGCAAGATGCTACGAAATGGCTGGAATCACAAAACGCGACAGAATACAGATTACACCGGGTTACGGGCTCTGGACAGCCGGAATAGGGTTTCAGCTCGGATGCGAACGGCTTGGTGCAATGGCTGTTCCGCTTGGTCCTGGAAACACCGAAAAGCAGCTGCAGATGATGCGCGATCTAAAGTCCACTGTTTTGTGCGCAACTTCATCCTATGCCCTTCTACTTGCCGAACAGATAGAAAACCGCGGCCTCAAGGAATCAATCAATTTAAAAAAAGGTGTAATCGGTTCAGAGCGCTGGGGAGACAAAATGCGTGCAAGAATCCGCGACATTCTTGGAATAGAGCTTTACGACATTTACGGTCTTACTGAATGCTACGGCCCCGGAATAGGAATAAGCTGTTCCGAAGACAACGGAATACATTATTTTGACGACTATGTTTACATGGAAATTCTTGATCCTCAGACAGGCCTTCCTGTAAAAGACGGTGAAGTGGGCGAAATTACACTTACAACTCTTGTAAAGGAAGGTGCGCCTCTGTTCCGTTTCAGAACACATGACCTTGCGGCTTTTATTCCGGGTAAGTGCAAATGCGGCTCTTCGTTCCCGAGAATTACCCCTATTCTGGGACGCAGCGATGACATGGTAAAAGTCAAGGGGAATATTATCTTTCCGAGTACAATAGAAGATGTCATTAAGTCTGTTCCGGGAACTTCAAGTGAATACAGGGCTGTAATTGAACACGTTGACGGAAAGGACGAACTTGAGCTTTCTGTAGAAGTAGAAGGCGGAACCGACCGTACAGAAGCAGCTCTTACCCTTGCACTGAATTTCAAGTCAAAGTACAACATGACACCCAAAGTCCGTATTGTTGGTGAAGGCGAACTTCCGCGCAGTGAAAAAAAGACAAGGCGCATAGAAGACAGAAGGTTTGAATAA
- a CDS encoding metal-dependent transcriptional regulator, protein MAEPHKSGEDYLEAILVLKIKNGAARPVDVARHLGVSKPSVSHAMGILEENGYVVTSDVGFLEFTEKGQALADDIYERHVLLTEFLQVTAGVDRDQAEQNACRIEHDIDEDVKRGIENWMRKNAGYSGRRK, encoded by the coding sequence ATGGCTGAACCGCATAAGTCCGGTGAGGATTATCTTGAAGCAATTTTGGTACTTAAGATAAAAAACGGAGCTGCACGCCCTGTTGATGTGGCCCGTCATCTTGGTGTCTCAAAGCCCAGTGTAAGCCATGCTATGGGAATACTTGAAGAAAACGGTTACGTGGTTACAAGTGATGTGGGTTTTCTTGAGTTTACAGAAAAAGGGCAGGCCCTCGCAGATGACATTTATGAAAGACACGTTCTTCTTACAGAATTTCTTCAGGTAACTGCAGGCGTTGACCGTGACCAGGCTGAACAGAATGCCTGCCGCATAGAGCATGACATTGATGAAGATGTTAAACGCGGAATAGAAAACTGGATGCGTAAAAATGCCGGGTATTCCGGCAGGCGAAAATAA
- the argH gene encoding argininosuccinate lyase, whose product MDSDKTVVSGAEKTAEKPVKKTTRRTSASKKTVSAAAPVSQVSDNVPHGAITEDNHKALWSGRFKEGPDAAAIDFETSIHVDERMALDDIHGSIAHASMLGEQGIIPRSDASAIVKGLKGIEKDLSSGKLSIDYSAEDIHSFIEATLTDRIGESGKKLHTGRSRNDQIALDERLYLRRVVPSVQNQIITLVQTLAKIASENTDSLLTGYTHMQHAQPGTLAQHLLAWCAMLVRDWERLEDSLGRISKSPLGSGALQGSTLPLNRESVAKKLGFAGVTENSLDTVSDRDYCIEFTSDFALLQSHLSRMCEELVLWSTTEFSFVEMSESWSTGSSIMPQKKNPDFAELIRGRTGKVYGDLINLLTMVKGLPLAYDRDLQEDKEPLFDALDTVSANISVFTKMIASAKWNLDRMAASVEGGFANATDVAEYLVRKGMPFRTAHGVAARTVRMAIDAGLDKIEDLSMEELQLCSPLFDEDIYALISPRECVENRNTTGAPSSVKTLEQIRGLAKFCKKSLKKIK is encoded by the coding sequence ATGGATTCAGACAAGACAGTTGTGAGTGGTGCTGAAAAGACCGCCGAAAAGCCCGTAAAGAAAACAACGCGCAGAACATCTGCCTCAAAAAAGACAGTTTCTGCCGCGGCTCCTGTTTCGCAAGTCAGTGACAATGTTCCACACGGGGCAATTACAGAAGACAATCACAAGGCACTCTGGAGCGGCCGTTTTAAAGAAGGTCCCGATGCGGCTGCCATTGATTTTGAAACTTCCATTCATGTAGACGAGCGCATGGCACTTGATGACATTCACGGCTCTATAGCACACGCGTCAATGCTCGGTGAACAGGGGATTATTCCGCGTTCTGATGCTTCGGCAATTGTAAAAGGCCTTAAGGGAATCGAAAAAGATCTTTCTTCGGGAAAACTTTCCATAGATTACAGCGCAGAAGATATTCATTCTTTTATAGAAGCAACTCTTACCGACAGAATCGGCGAAAGCGGAAAAAAGCTTCATACAGGCAGAAGTCGCAACGACCAGATTGCTTTGGACGAACGTCTTTATTTAAGGCGCGTTGTTCCGTCTGTACAGAACCAGATAATTACACTTGTGCAGACACTTGCAAAAATTGCTTCAGAAAACACCGATTCTCTTTTGACGGGCTATACTCATATGCAGCATGCCCAGCCCGGAACGCTTGCACAGCATCTTCTTGCTTGGTGTGCAATGCTTGTACGTGACTGGGAACGTCTTGAAGACAGTCTTGGCCGTATTTCAAAGTCTCCTTTGGGAAGCGGCGCACTTCAGGGGTCAACACTTCCGCTTAACCGCGAGTCCGTCGCAAAAAAACTGGGCTTTGCTGGAGTAACTGAAAATTCCCTGGACACTGTTTCTGACCGCGACTACTGCATTGAATTTACTTCGGACTTTGCGCTTCTTCAGTCGCATCTTAGCAGAATGTGCGAAGAACTGGTTCTCTGGTCAACTACGGAATTTTCATTTGTTGAAATGAGTGAAAGTTGGTCTACGGGCAGTTCAATTATGCCGCAGAAAAAGAACCCCGACTTTGCGGAACTTATACGCGGGCGTACGGGAAAAGTTTATGGTGATTTGATAAATCTTCTTACCATGGTAAAGGGACTGCCGCTTGCCTATGACCGCGACCTTCAGGAAGACAAGGAACCTCTTTTTGACGCGCTTGATACAGTAAGTGCCAATATCAGCGTCTTTACAAAGATGATTGCCAGTGCAAAGTGGAACCTTGACAGAATGGCAGCCAGTGTTGAAGGTGGTTTTGCCAATGCCACTGACGTTGCGGAATATCTTGTACGCAAAGGAATGCCGTTCCGCACGGCACACGGTGTTGCTGCGCGTACTGTAAGAATGGCGATAGATGCCGGTCTTGATAAAATAGAAGATTTGAGTATGGAAGAACTCCAGCTTTGTTCACCGCTGTTTGACGAAGATATTTACGCCCTTATAAGCCCGCGTGAATGTGTCGAAAACCGCAACACAACAGGAGCACCTTCTTCTGTAAAAACGCTTGAGCAGATTCGCGGACTTGCAAAATTCTGCAAAAAGAGCCTTAAGAAAATAAAATAA
- a CDS encoding amino acid ABC transporter substrate-binding protein — MKKIAVVALAAAVMVSLFSCAKKETSSKFILGLDDSFPPLGFRNESDEIVGYDIDLAREVTKRLGLELVCQPITWSMNLQELNTKKIDCIWNGFTMTEERKAAMAFTKPYLANAQVVVVRADSGIVSLADLAGKKVGVQAGSSAMDAIDAAPEFKNSLGEVVEFKENVTALNDLEIKSIDGVVMDMVVANYSIKQTGKPFVVLSETLAVEEYGIAFRKTDTELRDKVQKTLEEMKADGTVAKIDEKWFGTDLSVIGK, encoded by the coding sequence ATGAAAAAAATTGCAGTTGTTGCACTGGCCGCAGCGGTTATGGTTTCTTTGTTCTCATGTGCAAAGAAAGAGACTTCATCAAAATTCATTCTTGGACTGGATGACTCGTTCCCTCCTTTGGGATTCCGCAATGAGTCAGATGAAATTGTCGGTTATGACATTGATCTTGCCCGCGAAGTTACAAAAAGACTTGGACTTGAACTTGTATGCCAGCCTATAACATGGTCAATGAATCTTCAGGAACTCAACACAAAGAAGATTGACTGTATTTGGAACGGCTTTACAATGACAGAAGAAAGAAAAGCTGCAATGGCATTTACAAAACCCTATCTTGCAAATGCACAGGTAGTAGTTGTACGCGCAGACAGCGGAATTGTTTCCCTTGCTGACCTTGCAGGTAAAAAAGTTGGTGTTCAGGCTGGATCTTCTGCAATGGATGCAATTGACGCAGCTCCTGAATTCAAAAATTCCCTCGGTGAAGTAGTAGAGTTCAAGGAAAACGTAACAGCCCTCAACGACCTTGAAATAAAGAGCATTGACGGTGTTGTAATGGATATGGTTGTTGCAAACTACAGCATCAAGCAGACAGGAAAGCCGTTTGTTGTACTTTCAGAAACACTTGCTGTAGAAGAGTACGGCATTGCATTCCGCAAGACAGATACAGAACTCCGCGACAAGGTACAGAAGACACTTGAAGAAATGAAGGCCGACGGTACTGTTGCAAAAATCGATGAAAAGTGGTTCGGAACAGACCTTTCTGTAATCGGAAAGTAA
- a CDS encoding amino acid ABC transporter permease: MLEAVTAYFTRIKIDKLLVAMFRSTGVSLEVFFLTLLFSLPLALLICFGRMSKVKVVAKVTNVFMLIIRGTPLMLQLIFVYFAPPTLFHVGLDRFTAAIVAMVVNYAAYFAEIYRGGIQAVPVGQYEASKVLGFTKTQTFSRIVLPQVVKRIIPAMGNEVITLVKDTALVQVLGVAELFHVAQTQSGRLVSVMPLFIAGVFYFIMNWVVSKIFDVMEKKLDYYK, translated from the coding sequence ATGTTAGAAGCAGTTACAGCATATTTTACAAGAATAAAAATCGACAAGCTTCTTGTCGCCATGTTTCGCAGTACAGGAGTGAGCCTTGAGGTTTTCTTTCTTACGCTTCTGTTTTCTCTTCCATTAGCGCTTCTTATCTGCTTTGGCCGTATGTCCAAAGTAAAGGTTGTGGCCAAAGTAACAAACGTATTCATGCTCATAATCCGCGGAACACCGCTTATGTTGCAGCTCATTTTTGTTTACTTTGCGCCTCCTACTCTTTTTCATGTGGGTCTGGACCGCTTTACTGCAGCAATTGTTGCTATGGTGGTAAATTATGCCGCTTATTTTGCAGAAATTTACCGCGGCGGAATCCAGGCTGTTCCGGTTGGCCAGTACGAAGCTTCAAAAGTGCTGGGCTTTACAAAAACACAGACTTTTTCAAGAATTGTTCTTCCGCAGGTTGTAAAACGCATTATTCCGGCTATGGGAAACGAAGTTATTACGCTTGTAAAGGATACGGCTCTTGTTCAGGTTCTTGGCGTGGCTGAACTTTTCCATGTTGCGCAGACACAGAGCGGCCGTCTTGTAAGTGTTATGCCTCTTTTTATTGCTGGTGTTTTCTATTTTATAATGAACTGGGTTGTTTCAAAGATATTCGATGTTATGGAGAAAAAACTTGACTACTACAAATGA
- a CDS encoding amino acid ABC transporter ATP-binding protein, giving the protein MTTTNDVITVENLSKSFGNLEVIKNISFSVHRGEVLGIIGPSGSGKSTLLRCICQLEKVSGGSVSICGSTMVKDGVYAEKNELRRIGLDVGLVFQNFNLFPHFSVLRNITEAQQIVLGRDKDHSREIAMDLLKKMNLETKALSYPCELSGGQQQRVSIARALALKPQVLFFDEPTSALDPELTGEILSVIRDLAKEKMTMVVVTHEMSFARDTSDSLIFMDGGVIVEQGNPREVIETPREERTKAFLRRFNKN; this is encoded by the coding sequence TTGACTACTACAAATGATGTTATAACCGTTGAGAATCTCAGTAAAAGCTTCGGAAATCTTGAAGTAATAAAAAACATTTCATTTTCAGTACACCGCGGCGAAGTTCTGGGAATAATTGGTCCCAGCGGAAGCGGAAAATCGACTCTCCTGCGCTGTATATGCCAGCTTGAAAAAGTTTCGGGCGGTTCGGTTTCCATCTGCGGAAGTACGATGGTAAAAGACGGTGTGTATGCCGAAAAAAATGAACTTAGAAGAATAGGACTTGATGTGGGGCTTGTCTTCCAGAACTTCAATCTTTTTCCGCATTTTTCTGTTTTGCGCAATATTACCGAAGCTCAGCAGATTGTACTCGGACGCGACAAAGACCACTCACGTGAAATTGCGATGGATCTTCTTAAAAAGATGAATCTTGAAACAAAGGCTCTTTCTTACCCGTGTGAACTTTCCGGCGGACAGCAGCAGCGTGTAAGTATAGCGCGTGCACTTGCCCTTAAGCCTCAGGTTCTTTTCTTTGACGAGCCAACGTCTGCCCTTGATCCTGAACTTACCGGAGAAATTCTTTCTGTTATAAGGGATCTTGCAAAAGAAAAAATGACAATGGTCGTCGTTACTCATGAAATGTCTTTTGCCCGCGACACAAGTGATAGCCTTATTTTTATGGACGGCGGTGTCATAGTTGAACAGGGGAACCCGCGTGAAGTTATAGAGACTCCGCGTGAAGAAAGAACAAAAGCTTTTTTGCGTCGCTTCAATAAAAACTGA
- the rpsP gene encoding 30S ribosomal protein S16, translating into MVKIRLKKFGTNKRPFYRIVVVDSRKPRDGMTIEEIGQYHPIDVEEKQVAFKEDRAKYWLSVGAQPSPIVKKIFNTKGLSVAGTAITK; encoded by the coding sequence GTGGTAAAAATCAGACTTAAGAAGTTTGGTACAAACAAACGCCCCTTCTATCGTATCGTAGTTGTGGACTCACGCAAACCACGTGACGGAATGACAATCGAAGAGATCGGACAGTACCATCCTATCGACGTTGAAGAAAAGCAGGTTGCCTTTAAGGAAGACCGCGCAAAGTACTGGCTCAGCGTAGGCGCACAGCCTTCACCAATTGTAAAGAAGATTTTCAATACAAAGGGTCTGTCTGTAGCAGGAACAGCAATCACCAAGTAG
- a CDS encoding KH domain-containing protein yields the protein MEKDLIEYIAKSLVDDPASVSVTETEGERGPVLQLSVAQSDIGKVIGKYGRIAKALRTVLSASANKDGRRYSLEILD from the coding sequence ATGGAAAAAGACCTGATTGAATACATTGCAAAATCATTGGTCGATGATCCAGCTTCAGTCTCCGTAACGGAAACCGAGGGTGAGCGCGGACCTGTTCTTCAATTGAGCGTTGCCCAGAGTGATATCGGTAAGGTTATTGGCAAATACGGTCGTATTGCAAAAGCTCTGCGTACTGTTTTGAGCGCATCCGCTAACAAAGACGGAAGGCGTTACAGCCTGGAAATTCTGGAC